In Helianthus annuus cultivar XRQ/B chromosome 9, HanXRQr2.0-SUNRISE, whole genome shotgun sequence, the following are encoded in one genomic region:
- the LOC110876979 gene encoding uncharacterized protein LOC110876979 translates to MEGNDNTAYFHGLVNKRKASNVIPDLMVENNSLVRPNLECSFEKKLSEEEANGLIGEFSKEEIKTAIFECGSERAPGPDGGCTSSFITLLPKIKEPGGFGDYHLINLTSILNKVVSKVLSNRLKKVTGSVNSVNRTAFIKDRLFLDGTLILNEVILWVKKRGSNAFLFKIDFGKAYNNVN, encoded by the exons ATGGAGGGTAACGATAATACGGCatatttccatgggttggtcaaTAAAAGGAAGGCGTCTAATGTTATCCCCGATCTGATGGTTGAGAACA ACTCTCTAGTACGACCGAATCTCGAGTGTTCGTTCGAGAAAAAATTATCGGAAGAGGAAGCGAATGGTCTGATTGGTGAATTTTCGAAGGAGGAGATCAAGACTGCGATTTTCGAATGTGGCAGTGAGAGGGCTCCGGGCCCAGATGG GGGTTGCACATCCTCGTTTATTACGCTTCTCCCAAAGATTAAAGAGCCGGGTGGTTTTGGAGATTATCACCTTATTAACTTAACCAGTATCCTGAACAAAGTGGTGTCGAAAGTGTTGTCTAATAGATTAAAGAAAGTGACCGGGTCAGTGAATTCGGTAAATCGAACAGCTTTCATTAAAGATCGGTTGTTTTTAGATGGTACTCTTATCTTGAATGAGGTCATCTTATGGGTAAAAAAAAGGGGTAGTAATGCTTTTCTATTCAAAATTGATTTTGGTAAAGCGTACAATAATGTTAACTAG